In Oceanobacillus sp. FSL K6-2867, one DNA window encodes the following:
- a CDS encoding cytochrome c biogenesis protein CcdA, translating to MQADISILLAFGAGVLSFVSPCVFPLYPAFLSYITGMSVSDIQSGKWSGQRKAMMHTIFFLLGFSIIYLVLGFGTAGSASLIGTWYVQYGDLIRQIGAILIVFFGLVTIGVFQPKFLMKDYKFGIQNKPTGYIGTIIIGLAFALGWTPCMGPILAATLTLVGANPSQGLWYMISYILGFSIPFFLMAFFIAKFTWIKKYSRMFMRIGGSIMIIMGVVLFFDKFTLVNALLAPIFGDFQGF from the coding sequence ATGCAGGCGGATATTTCCATTTTACTTGCGTTTGGTGCAGGTGTGTTATCTTTTGTTTCACCCTGTGTATTCCCGTTATATCCGGCATTTCTATCATATATTACTGGAATGAGTGTATCAGATATCCAGAGCGGTAAATGGAGCGGGCAACGAAAAGCAATGATGCATACCATTTTCTTTTTATTAGGATTTTCAATCATCTATTTAGTGCTGGGATTTGGAACAGCAGGGAGTGCAAGTTTAATTGGAACGTGGTATGTGCAATATGGTGATTTAATCCGGCAAATAGGAGCGATTTTAATTGTATTCTTTGGCTTGGTAACTATTGGAGTATTCCAGCCGAAGTTTTTGATGAAAGACTATAAATTTGGCATTCAGAATAAACCAACTGGATACATCGGTACGATCATAATAGGATTAGCTTTTGCATTAGGCTGGACACCTTGCATGGGACCTATATTAGCAGCTACGTTAACACTTGTTGGTGCAAACCCATCCCAAGGACTATGGTATATGATTTCTTATATATTAGGCTTTAGTATTCCGTTTTTCTTAATGGCATTTTTTATTGCTAAATTTACGTGGATAAAAAAATACAGTAGGATGTTCATGAGAATTGGCGGAAGTATTATGATTATAATGGGAGTTGTTTTGTTTTTTGATAAATTTACTCTTGTCAACGCTCTGTTAGCACCAATTTTTGGGGACTTTCAAGGTTTTTAG